A portion of the Carya illinoinensis cultivar Pawnee chromosome 11, C.illinoinensisPawnee_v1, whole genome shotgun sequence genome contains these proteins:
- the LOC122281723 gene encoding peroxisomal membrane protein PEX14 has translation MATQSGAPPNPTDGDTQKPELAQQTNQDQQESRAEAPKQSITPSVFVNSEPMREEQVQNAVKFLSHPKVRGSPVIYRRSFLEKKGLTKEEIDEAFRRVPDPQPSAQAGNVNQDGQVKSSSNNQSQAPVQTLQPVVATPTGAMGTLMRYQFHWSHAILAVGLLAVSGAGTAVLVKKAIVPRLKSWIRKIVSEEENDLAEKGGSKPSLAEEAAAAAKAAAAAAADVAKVSQEMLQSRNEERRNFEEFTNLLDVQVQEMKSMTNAIRKLEGQTSAQGRSSFIDQEDHKVTISSSQQPYVNGKADYDLRSVRSSSPPKTAEPSIAPHPKSYMDILAMIQRGERPPNIKEINDLPPNPNQQPSNSRLAPRAKPWEYSQAQNMSGQALQSPLNVEGLISNVQDNGINSQLNGDNSVPWWARKNVKITEIENEDELKAGSYTSQTSEKPVQRTWVPPRPPPVAMPEAAEAIRRPKSSVQKEQLADDQPIAHPSNVTDDLQRITKISESGGDVEINGGSSVLNSTEIHEHGNGFERSETGIESV, from the exons ATGGCGACTCAATCTGGCGCTCCTCCCAATCCAACGGACGGGGATACGCAGAAAcctg AACTTGCACAACAAACGAATCAGGATCAGCAAGAGTCCAGGGCAGAGGCTCCCAAACAAAGTATTACACCATCAGTGTTTGTGAACTCCGAGCCAATGCGAGAGGAACAAGTGCAAAATGCAGTTAAATTTCTTTCTCACCCAAAAGTTAGGGGCTCGCCAGTCATCTACAGAAGGTCGTTTCTTGAGAAGAAGGGCCTCACCAAGGAGGAGATAGATGAAGCCTTTAGACGTGTGCCT GACCCACAACCAAGTGCACAGGCAGGCAATGTTAATCAAG ATGGGCAGGTGAAGTCATCATCAAACAATCAGTCACAGGCCCCAGTACAAACTCTACAGCCTGTAGTAGCTACTCCTACTGGTGCCATGGGTACTTTAATGCGGTACCAATTTCACTGGTCTCATGCTATTTTAGCTGTCGGATTACTGGCTGTTTCAGGTGCTGGAACAGCTGTACTAGTTAAG AAAGCTATTGTTCCTAGGTTGAAGTCTTGGATACGCAAGATTGTGTCGGAGGAAGAAAATGACCTTGCAGAAAAAGGGGGTTCAAAACCAAGTTTGGCAGAAGAAGCAGCCGCTGCTGCAAAAGcagctgcagctgcagctgCTGATGTTGCAAAAGTAAGCCAAGAAATGTTGCAATCAAGAAATGAAG AgaggagaaattttgaagaatttaCAAACCTCTTAGATGTGCAAGTGCAGGAAATGAAGTCCATGACTAATGCCATAAGGAAATTGGAAG GACAAACAAGTGCCCAAGGGAGATCCTCCTTTATTGATCAAGAAGATCATAAAGTCACTATATCAAGTTCACAG CAACCATACGTGAATGGCAAGGCAGACTATGACTTGCGCTCAG TGAGATCTTCCTCACCTCCCAAAACTGCAGAACCATCAATTGCTCCTCACCCTAAGTCATATATGGAT ATTTTGGCCATGATCCAACGAGGGGAGAGGCCTCCTAATATCAAA GAAATAAATGATCTACCCCCAAACCCCAATCAGCAACCATCAAATTCTCGTTTAGCACCCAGAGCTAAG CCGTGGGAATATAGTCAGGCCCAGAACATGTCAGGCCAAGCACTTCAGTCACCACTAAATGTGGAAGGCTTGATTTCCAACGTACAAGACAATGGAATAAACTCTCAGTTAAATGGTGACAATTCAGTACCTTGGTGGGCACGGAAAAATGTCAAAATCACAGAGATTGAAAACGAAGATGAACTCAAGGCGGGGTCATACACTTCACAAACCAGTGAGAAACCAGTTCAGCGTACCTGGGTCCCTCCTCGGCCACCCCCAGTTGCAATGCCAGAAGCAGCTGAAGCCATCCGTAGGCCAAAATCATCAGTTCAGAAAGAGCAGTTGGCAGATGATCAGCCAATAGCGCATCCTTCAAATGTGACTGATGATCTGCAGAGGATCACAAAAATATCTGAATCTGGAGGTGATGTGGAAATTAATGGCGGGAGCTCAGTGTTGAACTCCACTGAGATACACGAACATGGCAATGGGTTTGAACGGAGTGAAACCGGGATAGAATCTGTTTAA